In Deltaproteobacteria bacterium, one genomic interval encodes:
- a CDS encoding tetratricopeptide repeat protein translates to MATDYSTRDVSKLLKIPEHRVRHLARAGTLGQSPEAPITLPRRYSFDFRDMMVLRMASRLLAEGISSARVQRVLENLRDKMPTDLPLSGMQIFSEEERILVRTQGQTWEPESGQFMLSFDQADAKPQNSHPTTLNTQDPGIPEEDGNITSLIGDLEDSDDYRSADPWFEVGVALEATEPQKAYEAYLRALACNPEHVEAHINVGTLCSGAGELDRAAAYFRQAIRVNPQQPVAHYNLAVTYHDMHNVGSAIESYRDALKSDPDFADAHFNLATLLEQEGDREGAMRHLAAYRRVCAQHDPE, encoded by the coding sequence ATGGCTACAGATTACTCAACTCGCGATGTTTCAAAGCTCCTCAAAATTCCGGAGCACCGCGTACGTCACCTGGCACGGGCTGGCACTCTAGGGCAAAGCCCTGAGGCCCCGATTACGCTGCCTAGGCGCTACAGTTTCGACTTCAGAGACATGATGGTCCTTCGTATGGCTTCACGTCTTTTGGCCGAAGGAATCTCCTCAGCCCGCGTTCAACGGGTTCTTGAGAACCTTCGAGATAAAATGCCAACCGACCTGCCTCTGTCGGGCATGCAGATTTTTAGTGAGGAAGAGCGCATTCTTGTGCGTACGCAGGGCCAAACATGGGAGCCCGAATCAGGGCAATTTATGCTCAGCTTCGACCAAGCCGACGCTAAGCCGCAAAATAGCCACCCCACGACACTCAACACGCAGGACCCAGGCATCCCAGAGGAAGACGGTAATATCACGTCTTTGATCGGGGACTTGGAGGACTCAGACGACTATCGCTCTGCGGATCCTTGGTTTGAGGTAGGTGTGGCGCTTGAAGCAACCGAGCCACAGAAGGCTTATGAGGCTTACCTGCGGGCATTGGCCTGTAATCCCGAGCATGTCGAGGCGCATATCAATGTGGGGACTCTTTGTTCCGGTGCCGGCGAGCTCGACCGTGCTGCAGCCTATTTTAGACAGGCTATCCGCGTGAACCCGCAGCAACCGGTCGCCCATTACAACCTAGCCGTCACCTACCACGATATGCACAATGTTGGCTCAGCCATCGAATCCTATCGTGATGCCTTAAAATCTGACCCAGATTTTGCGGATGCCCACTTCAACCTGGCAACCTTGCTGGAACAAGAGGGAGATCGTGAGGGTGCGATGCGCCATTTAGCGGCTTATCGACGCGTTTGTGCACAACACGATCCGGAATAA
- a CDS encoding TolC family protein codes for MTWFARHAPTWLALVVAGTFLNTALAEKPKALTSDDCVRIALSQSAVLDEANARVEAIKGKLAEVESIFYPKLTGIAYIAPMYSVRGNAMDNSSIETSYSRLSDWGPYTHLQAILAQPLTTFGRAGANERAVEHLIQVEKARVRAAEHILALEVRKLYYAHLFSVSLRPALRNVIKVVKQAREHATKEYESAQGSVTQIDLTKIDYAGNEAYRYQHQSNYAATMTMAALKHTMGMPASTPIIIAEKRLPRIKSHPNLELPRLIMEASENRPEWSQLSHGEKAALAWKDAEALSSMPTLFLAGTIESDWTPMRDDSKNPYHYDPYNGLTAGIAMGLQFNFDPWHSVARANQADAKHAEVSAMRRFAETGIPLQVKQSYEDFQLQRELEELSRSSVKSARKWMTFAASAFATGTGPARDVLEGVAAYSKAKFTHYESLFNYYVAEASLYHSLGRDP; via the coding sequence ATGACTTGGTTTGCTCGACACGCCCCTACGTGGCTAGCACTGGTGGTTGCAGGCACTTTTCTTAATACTGCACTGGCCGAGAAGCCGAAGGCGCTCACATCGGATGATTGCGTTCGGATTGCGCTTTCCCAGAGCGCTGTTCTTGATGAAGCCAATGCACGTGTAGAGGCTATCAAAGGTAAGCTTGCCGAGGTTGAATCTATTTTTTACCCCAAGCTTACGGGTATTGCTTACATCGCGCCGATGTACAGTGTTCGTGGAAACGCCATGGACAACAGTTCCATAGAAACGAGTTACTCCAGACTTTCCGACTGGGGTCCCTACACTCACCTCCAAGCTATCCTCGCTCAGCCCCTCACAACTTTTGGTCGGGCCGGCGCCAACGAACGAGCCGTTGAGCATCTTATCCAAGTTGAAAAAGCTCGGGTACGAGCTGCCGAACACATCTTGGCCTTAGAAGTTCGTAAACTATATTACGCTCACTTGTTCTCGGTTTCACTCCGCCCGGCTCTTCGCAACGTTATAAAAGTTGTGAAGCAAGCTCGCGAGCACGCCACCAAAGAGTATGAAAGCGCCCAGGGTTCAGTCACACAGATCGACCTTACGAAAATCGACTACGCTGGTAACGAAGCTTACCGCTACCAACATCAAAGCAACTATGCCGCGACCATGACCATGGCCGCACTCAAGCACACAATGGGTATGCCTGCATCCACGCCCATTATCATTGCTGAAAAACGATTGCCCCGAATCAAAAGCCACCCAAACTTAGAATTGCCACGTCTCATTATGGAAGCCTCCGAGAATCGGCCCGAATGGTCGCAACTCTCACACGGTGAAAAAGCTGCACTCGCATGGAAGGATGCCGAGGCCTTGTCCAGCATGCCAACCCTCTTTCTGGCTGGCACAATTGAGAGTGATTGGACTCCAATGCGCGATGATTCGAAGAATCCTTACCATTACGATCCTTACAACGGGCTCACAGCTGGCATCGCCATGGGCTTACAATTTAACTTTGACCCATGGCATTCTGTAGCCCGGGCAAACCAAGCTGACGCCAAACATGCAGAAGTTAGCGCAATGCGTCGTTTTGCTGAAACCGGGATTCCACTCCAGGTAAAACAGTCCTACGAAGACTTCCAGCTCCAGAGAGAACTTGAGGAATTATCACGCTCAAGTGTGAAATCTGCCCGGAAATGGATGACTTTTGCGGCCAGCGCATTTGCAACAGGTACCGGACCAGCCCGAGACGTGCTCGAAGGTGTGGCGGCTTACTCTAAAGCCAAGTTCACACATTATGAATCACTCTTTAACTATTATGTGGCTGAAGCCTCCCTCTACCATAGCCTCGGACGCGACCCGTAA
- a CDS encoding PilZ domain-containing protein has protein sequence MSERRQNSRRDNVGKHGGPNRRTPKERRGSERREHTRVSLELWMEELVGDDVYFRRTGNLSAGGVFFDSAIPHQLGTEMTLKFTLPGCKEMVVARGKVVSHTEAKTDGLGMGVKFISFEGNGKDKLKTYIRAL, from the coding sequence ATGTCAGAAAGACGTCAAAATAGTCGGCGCGACAACGTAGGGAAACACGGCGGTCCAAACCGGAGAACTCCCAAAGAACGACGCGGTTCTGAGCGCCGAGAACACACTCGCGTATCGCTTGAATTGTGGATGGAAGAGCTCGTTGGAGACGACGTTTACTTTCGACGAACAGGCAACCTCAGTGCAGGTGGCGTATTTTTCGACAGCGCAATTCCTCATCAGCTCGGTACCGAAATGACTTTGAAGTTTACGCTTCCAGGCTGCAAAGAAATGGTCGTGGCTCGCGGTAAAGTCGTCAGTCATACTGAAGCTAAAACCGATGGACTCGGCATGGGTGTTAAGTTCATAAGCTTTGAAGGCAACGGTAAAGATAAGCTCAAGACCTATATTCGGGCACTCTAA
- a CDS encoding NAD(+)/NADH kinase: protein MYRTVGRLEELMSKTIAIVIKPGTPQAVEALERLVKVAPGHRFIMEAQGHHAVEGLPVGIDRLAAKDIENQADLMVVFGGDGTLIHAASLLQSRAVPILGVNVGYIGFMTDVAIDEVERSIGAALAGELAITERMRLDVVLRFKDREPIHRLILNDVVLSLRQLSRLASYRVTVGDELMTTMRGDGVIVSTPTGSTAYAMAAGGSILSPTLRAIAVTPINPHQLTQRQMILDAEQTVTLSLDTETQVVATLDGQTAHSFNAEDLMLVRKADVPLRLFEVPWRSYFETLRTKLDWGNS, encoded by the coding sequence TTGTACCGTACTGTAGGTAGACTTGAGGAACTCATGAGCAAAACCATCGCAATAGTCATTAAACCCGGGACCCCGCAGGCGGTAGAGGCGTTGGAGCGTCTTGTGAAAGTTGCTCCGGGCCATCGGTTCATTATGGAGGCCCAGGGGCACCATGCCGTTGAGGGCCTGCCCGTAGGAATTGACCGGTTGGCGGCCAAGGACATCGAGAACCAAGCTGATCTCATGGTCGTTTTCGGGGGTGACGGAACTCTCATCCATGCCGCCTCTCTCTTGCAGAGCCGAGCGGTTCCTATTCTGGGTGTGAATGTCGGCTATATTGGCTTCATGACCGATGTTGCGATTGACGAGGTAGAGCGTTCCATTGGCGCCGCGCTGGCCGGCGAGTTGGCGATAACGGAACGTATGCGGTTGGATGTGGTGCTCAGGTTCAAAGACCGTGAGCCAATTCATCGTCTCATTCTTAACGATGTGGTTTTAAGCTTACGCCAGCTTTCGCGATTGGCCTCATACCGGGTGACGGTAGGGGACGAATTGATGACGACCATGCGTGGAGATGGGGTGATTGTGTCTACGCCTACAGGCTCTACGGCTTACGCCATGGCCGCAGGTGGATCCATTTTATCGCCGACACTGCGGGCCATTGCCGTAACACCCATTAACCCGCACCAACTGACTCAGCGCCAAATGATTTTAGATGCCGAGCAAACCGTCACGCTGTCTCTGGATACGGAAACTCAGGTTGTAGCCACATTAGATGGGCAAACGGCACATAGCTTTAATGCTGAAGACTTGATGTTGGTCCGTAAAGCAGATGTGCCATTGAGGCTCTTTGAGGTTCCGTGGCGATCCTATTTCGAAACGCTGCGGACGAAGCTGGACTGGGGCAACTCTTAA